Genomic window (Chitinophagales bacterium):
ACTTGGCTAAGGAAATGAAATTTTCTGAAAGTGCCATTTACAGGCATTTTACAAGCAAGGAAGAAATCATTATTGCCTTACTTGATTATCTTGCTCAAAGTATGG
Coding sequences:
- a CDS encoding TetR/AcrR family transcriptional regulator, producing the protein MTTETISDRQLEIIEAAGKILTASGISGLTIKNLAKEMKFSESAIYRHFTSKEEIIIALLDYLAQSM